In Pochonia chlamydosporia 170 chromosome 3, whole genome shotgun sequence, the following are encoded in one genomic region:
- a CDS encoding polyprotein (similar to Metarhizium robertsii ARSEF 23 XP_007826208.2) encodes MAEEDSDALSLQGDETITEPPPFDPDLYDPDEPTTPSNFDLRKPTAKKVNDAISWATNYYWERKRSPHDIWQCLIDDFADWNHSHFNRSRKANLRDFRDTLRAKGVYIRKEDRFPIVNAIMEAVSSPGFPTWPDNDPQRPPRSSTPPPSPSITKPVTAPTRERPKTAQPEVIIAPKTAVPTTTRTSGGVDTPPPVVNTPQSWGSLAGEGRSPSSSDGEVPPDLLRRLDSLTKGYQESDKFSGREYDFLLTKVNMFIDKCKRIDYPRDQLARAVPVMLTGPAYRYYLNNLANKGKSYNDLIHALQKRYETEAIRDRYLREWESLNLAAIVNQHRDKRLSSCLEILTEKIQLLHQGLFRPGDTGFNSMRDKLKIAASKTPACKVPLMKPAKTFEDLAAELQQAIAVHEEITPQPAEVFYTDRAFKRGGGNASNYNQKGQFLNHQKKCYVCRQPGCWSTKHSDQERSQARNSWLQKKHPTPPTAKRYQAFLTAFEGEDNDEDTALLDEMYRQNSFNDANSDDDDNDEFLPVGSSNMFASTGTITQNFLATAAIPQPVEILAGLRDQAFKHALLAEDPYFIKEPKETAIFISEERYSDHIFRGILPDTGAAGTSNAGMPQVRALMRIMPSLKIKDAPATTIYFGAGSALSIGIIRVPTVFGNITFHVLPTATPFLFSITDMDRMYVRLDNLTNRLIQGDITVPVIRQWGHPWWLLEPAASAAFHLTETQLRQLHRRFGHPSVERLSRILTKVGEEYSSDVLKRLTDICHHCQMNGRAPSRFKFTLRDDHEFNHEIIVDIFFINGQPVLHVIDSATAFQAAKFLNNKEQKARDLWDAIMACWINTYLGPPEWIVHDAGKNFSSAEFKQYAKGLYMYWQGRKISWPSPPCISDN; translated from the coding sequence atggcagaagaagatagtGATGCCTTATCCCTCCAAGGCGATGAAACTATCACCGAGCCGCCTCCCTTTGACCCTGATCTTTATGATCCTGACGAACCAACCACCCCCTCGAACTTCGACCTAAGGAAACCCACTGCGAAAAAGGTTAATGACGCTATTAGCTGGGCTACCAACTATTACTGGGAACGCAAACGGAGCCCTCATGATATATGGCAATGCCTtattgacgactttgccgactggaACCATAGCCATTTTAACCGCTCGAGAAAGGCCAACCTCCGTGACTTCCGCGATACCCTCCGTGCAAAGGGGGTCTATATCAGAAAGGAAGACCGGTTCCCAATTGTTAATGCCATTATGGAAGCCGTGTCTTCTCCGGGCTTCCCCACATGGCCGGACAACGATCCACAGCGCCCTCCACGATCCTCCACACCCCCACCGAGTCCATCAATAACGAAGCCTGTCACGGCACCGACCCGAGAACGACCTAAAACAGCCCAACCAGAGGTCATTATAGCCCCTAAGACAGCAGTACCTACCACAACTCGCACGTCTGGAGGCGTCGATACACCTCCCCCGGTGGTCAATACACCACAGTCATGGGGGTCCCTGGCTGGGGAAGGGCgatcaccttcttcctcagacGGTGAAGTGCCCCCTGACCTACTCAGACGCCtagacagcctcaccaaagGCTATCAGGAAAGTGACAAATTCTCAGGCCGAGAATATGACTTCCTCttgaccaaagtcaacatgtttATTGATAAATGCAAACGGATTGACTATCCGCGAGACCAGCTCGCTCGGGCCGTCCCAGTCATGCTCACAGGACCAGCATACCGGTACTATCTCAACAATCTAGCtaacaaaggaaaaagttATAACGACctcatccacgccctccaaAAGAGGTACGAAACAGAGGCAATTCGAGACCGATACCTCCGCGAGTGGGAAAGCCTTAATCTCGCCGCGattgtcaaccaacatcgTGACAAACGTCTCTCATCCTGCCTTGAGATCCTCACGGAGAAGATACAACTGCTTCACCAGGGCCTCTTCCGACCTGGTGATACGGGCTTCAATAGCATGAGGGAtaagctcaagattgccgctTCTAAGACCCCGGCTTGCAAGGTGCCGTTAATGAAGCCGGCAAAGACCTTTGAAGAccttgccgccgagctccagcaagctaTCGCTGTCCACGAGGAAATAAcgccccagccagcagaagtCTTTTATACTGATCGCGCTTTCAAACGCGGTGGAGGAAACGCCTCAAATTATAACCAAAAAGGGCAGTTCCTGAACCACCAGAAGAAGTGCTACGTTTGCCGccaacctggctgctggtcgacCAAGCATAGCGACCAAGAACGCTCCCAAGCTCGAAATTCCTGGCTCCAAAAGAAGCacccaacgcctccaacggCCAAGAGGTATCAAGCGTTCCTAACTGCCTTTGAGGGTGAAGATAACGATGAGGATACCGCCCTCCTTGACGAAATGTATAGACAGAATTCCTTTAATGATGCCaacagtgacgatgatgacaatgacgaatTCCTCCCTGTCGGCAGCAGTAACATGTTTGCTAGTACGGGTACTATTACCCAGAATTTCTTAGCCACGGCAGCaattccacagccagtgGAAATCCTCGCTGGTTTGAGAGACCAAGCGTTCAAGCATGCCCTATTGGCTGAAGATCCCTATTTTataaaagaaccaaaagagaCTGCTATTTTCATCTCTGAGGAAAGATATTCTGACCATATCTTTAGAGGCATCCTGCCTGATACCGGCGCCGCCGGTACATCCAACGCAGGCATGCCACAGGTTAGAGCCTTAATGAGGATAATGCCGTCACTAAAGATTAAAgacgcaccagcaacaacgatCTATTTTGGTGCAGGATCAGCCTTATCAATCGGCATCATTAGAGTACCAACAGTATTCGGAAATATCACCTTCCATGTACTGCCGACCGCCACTCCTTTcctgttctccatcacagATATGGATAGGATGTATGTACGATTGGATAATCTCACCAATCGCCTTATCCAAGGAGACATCACTGTGCCTGTTATCAGGCAATGGGGCCATCCCTGGTGGCTCCtcgagccagcagcttccgcagCCTTCCACCTCACAGAAACGCAGCTTCGGCAACTACATCGCCGCTTTGGACACCCGTCTGTTGAGAGACTATCAAGAATCTTAACAAAAGTCGGGGAAGAATATAGTAGTGACGTTCTTAAGCGACTGACTGATAtctgccaccattgtcaaatgaaCGGAAGAGCCCCAAGCCGCTTTAAGTTCACCCTTCGAGATGATCATGAGTTTAACCATGAGATTATTGTGgacatcttctttattaatggCCAACCAGTCCTCCATGTTATTGACTCTGCAACTGCCTTCCAAGCTGCTAagtttcttaataataaagaacaaaaggcaagGGATCTTTGGGATGCCATTATGGCCTGTTGGATTAACACGTACCTTGGGCCTCCCGAATGGATAGTTCATGACGCTGGAAAGAACTTTAGCTCGGCAGAATTCAAACAGTATGCCAAAGGCCTGTATATGTATTGGCAAGGCAgaaagatatcatggcccTCTCCGCCGTGCATATCAGATAATTGA
- a CDS encoding polyprotein (similar to Marssonina brunnea f. sp. 'multigermtubi' MB_m1 XP_007290092.1) — protein sequence MAVKAINDTAGPDGLVPTLLVFGAYPRMTDDSPPSFSVVQRAEAIRKATSEARRALAKRQVQNALLTRNGPDTTPLHTLPLQSKVRVWREKNGWQGPFELIAVEGETCTVANEAGITSKFRSTIVQPYLEDKDTTPTDNKLPQQQAVNQDNAEVANESDGEVNQDEDIRDSIAVAIPTARRGPGRPRKDPETRRAPYQTFPRRGPGRPRKRLIEEQYFFNALEDPPERTKLLKSIKTIAFLTTKEQGDRDLAVLLRSKGLIITPGQPFEISGRTEIDNLIARGVFKFELYDPIKHAKLRIFDSRMVNEVKGKDTAAPYEKSRLVIRGYNDEGKAFILTQSPTIQRASQRLMIALAPSLFQRGIILWIRDITQAYVQSQTPLQRTIIAKIPEQLRGRYPEGTIMVVVKPLYGIPEAGTHWWATYSTHHREKLKMATSTYDPCLLISECDKFGIIGMQTDDTLGLSDKQFSNLEEEELQKAAFAAKPKEVLKVEKPLTFNGCRISLNADGSIMMTQKEQALKLQIPTTNQEYIEQRARGAYLASICQPEAAFDLSVAAQQKEPSSDDFKRLGRRIQWQIDNPGRGLKCIPFDLDKAKLFVFVDGSFANNEDLSSQLGYIIVIGTEEETNNGEMLVKGNIITYSSTKSKRVTRSALASELYSMVQGTDIGYAIASTLKLITKQLGIPDIPTILLTDSYSLYECLVKLGTTKEKRLMIDIMALRQSYERREVHEVRWINGGDNPADAMTKASPNHALRTLIDKNKIAIRVEGWVERKKDEK from the coding sequence atggcTGTAAAAGCTATAAATGATACAGCTGGCCCAGACGGACTCGTCCCAACACTTCTAGTCTTTGGCGCCTATCCCAGGATGACGGATGATTCGCCCCCTAGCTTTAGCGTCGTGCAGAGAGCTGAAGCTATCCGTAAGGCAACTAGTGAAGCCAGACGAGCCCTCGCTAAGCGGCAGGTCCAAAATGCCCTCTTAACGAGGAACGGCCCAGACACAACCCCATTACATACCCTTCCATTGCAATCCAAGGTTCGCgtttggagagaaaagaaCGGGTGGCAGGGCCCCTTTGAACTTATTGCCGTTGAAGGCGAGACCTGCACCGTTGCTAATGAGGCTGGAATAACCTCGAAGTTCCGTTCCACGATTGTACAACCCTATCTAGAGGATAAGGATACAACCCCAACGGATAACAAGCTACCCCAACAGCAGGCTGTTAACCAAGATAATGCTGAGGTTGCTAACGAGAGTGACGGGGAGGTTAACCAGGACGAAGATATCAGAGAtagcattgctgttgctatcccaacagcaagacgaggccCGGGAAGACCGCGTAAAGACCCAGAGACCAGAAGAGCTCCTTATCAAacatttccaagaagaggCCCAGGAAGGCCACGTAAACGCCTTATCGAAGAACAGTACTTCTTTAACGCCCTTGAGGACCCGCCCGAACGTACCAAGCTCCTTaagagcatcaaaacaatAGCATTCCTGACCACGAAGGAGCAAGGAGACCGCGACcttgctgtccttctccgcaGTAAAGGACTCATAATCACCCCTGGCCAGCCGTTTGAAATCTCAGGCCGCACTGAGATTGATAACTTGATAGCCAGAGGTGTCTTTAAATTTGAGCTTTATGACCCTATAAAGCATGCTAAACTTCGCATCTTTGACTCACGAATGGTTAAtgaggtcaaaggcaaggataCAGCTGCCCCATATGAGAAATCTCGCCTCGTCATTCGGGGATATAATGACGAGGGTaaagccttcattttgacgcaatcaccaacaatacaacgagccagccaacGGCTTATGATTGCACTCGcgccctctctcttccaacgagGAATTATCCTCTGGATAAGGGATATTACCCAAGCCTATgtgcaatctcaaacacctctccaaagGACGATTATCGCAAAGATTCCTGAGCAACTCCGCGGTAGATACCCAgaaggcaccatcatggtAGTAGTTAAACCGTTATACGGAATACCAGAAGCCGGCACCCACTGGTGGGCGACTTATTCCACCCACCATcgagaaaagctaaagatggCGACCTCGACTTACGACCCATGCCTGCTGATCTCAGAATgcgacaagtttggtatcattgggATGCAAACCGATGACACACTTGGACTTAGTGACAAACAGTTCTCTaatcttgaagaggaagagctccagaaggcagcttttgcagcaaagccaaaggaagtcctcaaggtggaaaagccactcactttcaatggctgccgaatctCTCTTAACGCcgatggaagcatcatgatgacccagaaagaacaggctttaaagcttcagattccaacaaccaatcagGAATATATTGAGCAACGAGCCCGCGGCGCATATCTCGCCAGtatctgccaaccagaggcagcctttgacctttcagttgctgcccaacaaaagGAACCATCTAGCGATGACTTTAAACGTCTAGGACGCCGCATCCAGTGGCAGATTGATAACCCAGGTAGAGGCCTAAAATGTATACCATTTGACCTCGATAAAGCAAagctttttgtgtttgttgatggctcttttgccaacaacgaagaTCTGAGTTCCCAGCTGGGATACATTATCGTCATcggtacagaagaagagaccaacaatggcgaaatgCTCGttaaaggcaacatcatcacgtactcttcaaccaagtcaaagagagtTACGCGAAGTGCCCTAGCCTCTGAGCTTTATAGCATGGTTCAAGGCACAGACATTGGATACGCGATAGCCTCGACTTTaaagctcatcacaaaacaactggGAATTCCAGACATCCCCACGATCCTTCTCACGGACTCGTATTCCCTATATGAGTGCCTTGTTAAGCTCGGCAcaaccaaagagaagaggctcatgatagatatcatggctctccGACAGTCATACGAGCGCCGCGAAGTCCATGAAgtcagatggatcaacggAGGAGATAACCCGGCAGACGCGATGacgaaagcatcgccaaatcaCGCGTTGAGAACCCTTATCGACAAGAATAAGATCGCGATACGAGTGGAAGGCTGggtagagaggaagaaggacgaaaagtgA
- a CDS encoding ATP-dependent RNA helicase (similar to Verticillium alfalfae VaMs.102 XP_003001561.1) yields the protein MAMDVDDLPPATNSTPSLTEDLRHDTPRFADLSAHFLHPLLTQAITDDLRFQHMMPVQAATLWELLPPNRRDCLVQAKTGTGKTVAFLLPALQTMVSQKSPASSTVSLLVVSPTRELALQIAQEATRLLQRLPNYRVCTAIGGTNRDKEKIQILNGCDVLVATPGRLVDHMSNEHISNAFGQLDTLVLDEADTLLDMGFMPTLREIVRNLPSKERAPRQSMLFSATVMPHVSQVAGLVLSPGYKSISTIPTGATNTHEHVAQMLIKVPTFASVLAGMVSSVVDEATKHENYKAIVFAPTAALAGFYGHILSMVPGLPQISSLQSRMRQNKRTRISNKFRIASSAILVATDLVARGMDFPGVTTVFQIGIPLDKQSYVHRLGRTGRANAEGRGIFLICEAESFFPNSALNQTRFIPHEASMASGEEVHHIAERMDEKEKIRIYKSWLAYYRLHLRGLGWGKEELVSEANRYAADGLGSRETPPIPQSIVQNLGLTGTKGLNVVPDKYPS from the coding sequence ATGGCAATGGATGTAGACGACTTGCCGCCGGCGACTAATTCCACACCTAGTCTCACCGAGGATTTGCGTCATGACACACCAAGATTCGCCGATCTTAGCGCACACTTTCTCCATCCCCTTTTGACCCAAGCTATCACTGACGACCTCAGATTCCAGCACATGATGCCCGTACAGGCCGCTACCCTGTGGGAGCTCTTACCCCCAAACCGAAGGGACTGTCTTGTCCAAGCAAAAACCGGCACTGGCAAAACGGTTGCATTCTTATTACCAGCTCTTCAGACAATGGTTTCCCAGAAATCTCCTGCAAGTTCGACCGTCTCCTTACTTGTTGTCTCCCCAACCCGGGAGCTAGCATTACAAATTGCCCAGGAAGCTACCCGTTTGCTCCAGAGGTTACCCAACTACCGCGTATGTACTGCCATTGGCGGGACGAATagagacaaagaaaagatACAAATTTTGAATGGATGTGATGTTCTGGTCGCCACCCCTGGAAGACTCGTCGACCACATGTCTAATGAGCACATCTCGAATGCTTTTGGACAATTAGATAcccttgttcttgatgaagctgataCTTTGCTTGACATGGGCTTCATGCCAACTTTGAGAGAGATTGTCCGAAACCTTCCGTCCAAGGAGAGGGCACCCAGACAAAGCATGCTTTTCTCTGCCACCGTTATGCCTCATGTTAGTCAAGTAGCCGGCCTCGTTTTATCCCCAGGATACAAGTCCATCTCTACCATCCCCACCGGTGCAACTAATACACACGAGCATGTGGCCCAGATGCTCATTAAAGTTCCTACATTCGCATCCGTCTTAGCAGGTATGGTAAGTTCCGTGGTAGACGAAGCTACAAAGCATGAAAACTACAAAGCTATCGTCTTTGCTCCAACGGCTGCGCTAGCCGGATTTTATGGGCACATTCTATCCATGGTGCCCGGTCTGCCCCAGATCTCTTCTCTTCAGAGTCGAATGAGACAAAACAAGCGGACAAGGATCAGCAATAAATTCCGCATCGCTAGCTCGGCAATTTTAGTGGCCACTGACCTCGTCGCTCGAGGAATGGATTTCCCCGGAGTTACTACCGTATTTCAGATTGGTATCCCCTTGGACAAACAAAGTTATGTTCATCGTCTAGGCCGCACCGGGCGTGCAAACGCTGAAGGGCGTGGCATTTTCCTCATTTGTGAGGCTGAGTCGTTCTTTCCCAACTCGGCGTTGAACCAGACAAGGTTTATTCCACACGAGGCGAGCATGGCATCTGGTGAGGAAGTTCATCACATTGCTGAAAggatggatgagaaggaaaagatCCGGATATATAAGTCTTGGTTGGCATACTATAGACTGCATCTCAGAGGACTCGGATGGGGCAAGGAGGAGCTCGTTAGCGAGGCTAACAGGTATGCGGCTGATGGGCTGGGGTCTCGTGAGACCCCGCCTATTCCGCAAAGTATTGTTCAAAACTTGGGGCTTACCGGCACCAAGGGTCTAAATGTTGTTCCAGACAAATACCCAAGTTGA
- a CDS encoding nucleoporin FG repeat region domain-containing protein, whose amino-acid sequence MSSPTPCYRGVLELNFEDLTEVTGDGRKSPSFVVPLNLISRLSPSLGDLVKRDRDSKDNVLAVEAVDADTFWHFFQFVFSGTYDCLEPIERDGPEVVSDPSSHSLLSTPKKSNGTSGGGIFGGAIASTGGGGMFGTPWSPLASTGGGGIFGGAIAATGGGLFGTCRVDGAASNSLSKIRSTDMMNGSCLSGGSGSPFDSGQSLPKSKQPYSLVSNTTALTIYSGSQVSSKRKRDTPSDGENLAKHSETQQHCISLFLKKYRIDEHNFQADSTDGTATTRTIVNVFLSHCRMWHFACNYAIPTLMDYALSQLALELAHFVIRATLFVPVFKRLVQFVYKECDTRDSSLRLLIAGFAACVIEDVSRLEGWRGLLTDVPAFRADLADELLHAMETP is encoded by the exons ATGAGCAGCCCAACACCTTGCTACCGTGGGGTTCTCGAGTTGAATTTTGAGGACTTGACAGA AGTAACGGGCGATGGGCGCAAGTCGCCAAGTTTTGTTGTTCCTTTAAACTTGATTTCTCGCCTGTCACCTAGTCTAGGTGATTTGGTAAAAAGAGATCGAGACTCCAAGGACAATGTCTTAGCAGTAGAGGCTGTGGATGCTGATACTTTTTGGCATTTCTTTCAGTTCGTGTTCTCTGGCACGTATGATTGCCTGGAGCCCATCGAAAGGGATGGACCTGAGGTTGTGAGTGATCCTTCCAGCCACAGTCTCCTGAGTACACCAAAGAAAAGCAACGGCACCAGCGGCGGTGGGATTTTTGGGGGCGCTATCGCTAGCACTGGCGGTGGTGGGATGTTTGGGACGCCGTGGAGTCCTCTCGCTAGTACCGGCGGCGGTGGAATTTTTGGGGGGGCTATCGCTGCCACTGGCGGCGGATTGTTCGGGACCTGTAGGGTTGACGGCGCAGCCAGCAATAGTCTGTCCAAAATCAGGAGCACAGATATGATGAACGGTTCTTGCTTATCCGGGGGATCTGGCTCGCCATTTGATTCAGGGCAGAGTTTACCGAAATCAAAACAGCCCTACTCACTTGTTTCCAATACGACTGCGTTGACTATCTACTCAGGTTCGCAGGTATCATCCAAGCGCAAGCGTGATACCCCAAGTGATGGCGAAAACCTAGCAAAGCACTCTGAGACTCAACAACACTGCATTTCCCTATTTTTGAAGAAATACAGGATCGATGAGCACAACTTTCAGGCTGATAGTACTGATGGTACGGCGACGACGCGTACCATTGTCAATGTATTCCTAAGCCATTGTCGAATGTGGCACTTTGCTTGCAATTACGCCATACCTACGCTTATGGACTACGCATTATCACAGTTAGCCCTTGAGCTCGCACACTTTGTTATCCGTGCAACGCTGTTTGTCCCTGTTTTCAAGAGGCTTGTCCAGTTTGTATACAAAGAGTGTGACACACGGGATAGTAGCTTGCGGTTGCTCATTGCCGGATTTGCTGCTTGTGTGATCGAAGATGTTTCAAGACTGGAAGGTTGGAGAGGTTTACTCACTGATGTACCTGCTTTCAGGGCAGACCTGGCAGATGAACTGTTGCATGCGATGGAGACGCCGTAA